The Paenibacillus sp. FSL W8-0426 region TTTCCGTTGAAGCTGAAGTAGGTACTGTGGGCGGACAAGAAGATGACGTAATCGGCGGCATCCAATATGCTGACCTGAACGAATGTATCCGTATCGTCAAAGAAACAGGCATCGACACTTTGGCTCCGGCTCTGGGTTCCGTTCACGGTCCATACCAAGGCGAACCAAACCTGGGCTTCAAAGAGATGGAAGAAATCTGTAATGCTGTTAAACTGCCGCTCGTTCTGCATGGCGGTACTGGTATCCCTAAACATGATATCGACAAAGCGATTTCCTTGGGTACTTCCAAAATCAACGTAAACACTGAAAACCAAATTGCATTCACTAAAGCGGTTCGCGAAGTGCTTGCAGCGAAGCCGGATGCTTACGATCCGCGCAAATACATCGTTCCAGGTCGCGACGCGATCAAAGCAACGGTTATTGGCAAAATCCGTGAGTTTGGTTCCAACAACAAAGCTTAATTTGCTTTTTTGCAGCTCCATATGGGTACAAGTGGAAAGAACACCGCCTAGCCGGTGTCTTTCCATTTTAACGCCCGTTTCACACCGAAAGCCGTCAGCATGAATTGCCGTTCATCGGCCGCAAAACACGTAGGGGGACTTTAAGCTTTATGGAAAAATTGATGATTAGTGGCGGACGCCCGTTGCAGGGGACTGTGACTATTAGTGGCGCCAAGAACAGCGCCATTGCGCTTATTCCTGCAGCATTGCTTGCCGAGTCGGAAGTCGTGCTGGACAACCTGCCGCTTTTGAGCGATGTGGCAGTTTATGCGGAAATTTTGGAGGAACTTGGGGCACGTGTATCTTGGGAAGGCAATCAGATGAAGATCGATCCTTCCGATATTAAATCCATCCCCATGCCTAACGGTCCCGTGAAAAAGCTTCGAGCTTCTTATTATATGATGGGAGCGCTGCTTGGGCGTTTTAAAGAGGCAACCATCGGTTTGCCTGGAGGCTGTAATTTCGAGCCTCGTCCGATTGATCAACATATCAAAGGTTTTGAAGCGTTGGGAGCGACTGTGACCAACGAGCATGGCTCCATCCATCTGCACGCCAAAGAACTGCGCGGTGCAAAGATTTACCTCGACGTAAGCAGTGTTGGCGCAACCATTAACATTATGTTGGCAGCCACTCGTGCCAAAGGTTCCACAATTATTGAAAATGCGGCCAAAGAGCCTGAGATTATAGATGTAGCAACACTTTTGAATTCCATGGGTGCCAGCATAAAAGGCGCTGGAACCGAGACGATTCGCATAGAAGGCGTTCCATCCCTGAGAGGGTGCCGCCATTCCATTATTCCCGACCGCATTCAGGCAGGAACCTATATGATTGCTGCTGCAGCAACGCGTGGGGACGTACTGATCGATAATGTTATTCCCAAACATTTGGAGGCTTTAACGGCCAAATTGCTGGAAATGGGTGTGAGCATCGAGGAAATGGATGAGAGCATTCGTGTCATCGGGCGCCCGTCCTATAGTCATGTTGACGTGAAGGCGTTGGTGTACCCCGGTTTTCCGACGGATCTGCAATCTCCAATGACAAGTGTGCTTACCCAAGCCAGCGGCGTAAGCGTGCTTAGCGATTTCGTTTACAGCAATCGCTTCAAGCATGTTCCCGAGCTGGTTCGTATGGGAGCCAAAATTCGAGTGGAGGGACGTTCGGCCATTATTGAAGGCGGGGAACTGAACGCTGCCAAGGTCAAGGCGGCCGACCTCCGCGCCGGAGCTGCTCTGGTTATCGCTGGACTTACCGTTAAGGAAGGTGTAACCGAGGTGACGGGCGTAGAGTTGATTGATCGGGGTTACGATCACCTTGTAACCAATCTGCGGATGTTGGGCGCTGACGTATGGCGTGAAACGATTTGATTCGACTCCTGATTGGCAAGGGAAACAGCCTGCTCAATGTCGGCATGTCTCTTTTTGTGATGGAATCTTGTCGACAAAGTGTTTTTTCTCGTTTAACTGCATATCTTTTAGACAACTGGGTTAACCTATACTAATAGAGTTCTCAGTCTCTCCGGAGTAAGTGGATATGGTTTGGTCTCCTTATCCGGAGGGTCTTTTTTTGAGCTGAACTTCAGTTTGCTCATTCCAACAGCTTGTATTCCATTCCCCGTACCCCGGTTTGTTTGAACTTCACTTCATCGCTGGTCACCCGGATCAATCGCCTCATGAATTTGTTCACTCACTACCGACAGCGGAATCTTGAATACCCCGCTCGGAAAACTTACATTCTAGGACAACGATTTGCAATATAACGGTTACATTCCGTACAATGGACAGAAGAGAGTGCAGCAGGAGAGAGTGCTGGGCTCGCTTGCCGGAATATCAAGAAAAACTATCCATTTCACGGACTTATTAATTGAATAGGTGGTTATTATATGGATCTACAGATCTCCGATTTGGAAGAAATGAAGCTTACGGATCTTTACAAACTGGCCAAAAAATATCAAATTCCATACTACGGCCAACTTAAAAAGAAGGAACTGATTTTTGCGATTTTGCGCGCACAGGCGGAACAGAGCGGATTAATGTTCATGGAAGGCGTGCTGGAGATTCTCCCGGAAGGTTACGGGTTCCTTAGACCGATCAATTACCTGCCGAGCACAGAAGACATCTATATCTCCGCTTCGCAGATTCGCAAGTTTGACCTGAGAACCGGCGATCTTGTATCCGGAAAATGCAGAACGCCCAAGGAAAACGAACGTTATTTCGGATTGCTGCAAGTGAACGCCGTCAATGGCGAGAACCCCTCGGCTGCTGCGGAAAGACTTCATTTCCCGGCGCTAACCCCATTGTATCCGCAAAAAAAGCTGGTTCTCGAAACATCCCCCAACCATTTGTCTACCCGAATCATGGATTTGCTAGCGCCAGTAGGTCTGGGACAGCGCGGATTGATCGTGGCACCTCCCAAAGCGGGTAAAACACTTCTGCTCAAAGAGATCGCGAATAGCATTTCAACCAATAATCCCGACATTGAACTCTTTGTGCTATTGATTGACGAACGCCCGGAGGAAGTGACGGATATGTCCCGTTCTGTCAAAGGTGAGGTTGTGGCTTCTACGTTTGACGAATTGCCGGAGAACCATATCAAGGTTGCGGAATTGGTGCTTGAACGGGCCCTGCGCTTGGTTGAGGCGAAAAAGGATGTGGTTATCCTTTTGGACAGTATCACGCGTCTAGCGCGTGCGTACAACCTGGTTATTCCGCCTTCCGGACGAACGCTTTCCGGTGGTATCGACCCCGCTGCATTCCATCGTCCGAAGCGTTTCTTCGGTTCAGCGCGGAATGTGGAGGAGGGCGGCAGCTTGACCATTCTGGCTACGGCCCTCATCGATACCGGTTCGCGTATGGATGACATCATTTATGAAGAATTTAAAGGTACGGGGAACATGGAGCTGCATCTGGATCGCCGTTTGGCGGAACGCCGCATTTTCCCGGCCATCGACATTCGCAGATCGGGAACGCGCCGCGAAGAAGTGCTGCTGACCAAAGAAGAACTCGATACAATCTGGTCGATCCGCAAAAACATGAACGACTCTCATGATTTTGTTGAAAGCTTCCTGAAAAAGTTGCGCAATAGTAAAACGAACACCGAGTTTTTGGCCGCTTTCGATACGGCGGGAAGCAGCCCGACGAGCAACTCGGGAACGACGACAACTCGCCGGTCTACAAGACAGGCCGCAACCTCTGCGACAACAACCTAGTTTTGCCAGCCATCAGCATTGGCCCGGCTGCGGGCCATCTTTCTTCGGACGTTGACCCCGACGCGAGGATTAACCCATTAGATGTAAGGAGAACATCATGTATTTAGTGTACGCAGATGAACAAGGTAATGTTTTTGATCATCCTTCGTTGTTCGGGCTCGCCCGCAGCGGAGATATGATCGTGGAAATTATGGAGGACGAGTTGATTCCGTTGCCCGAGGGCGCGACGCTTGTGGGATTGCCAAGCACTCGTCCGATCGGGATGGATCCGGAGACTGGAGAAATGCTGCCGTTGCCGAAGGACACCCAGGCCGTAGGCGCGCTTCTGCCACAAGGCTTTACGCGTCTCTGTCTGCCTGGTTATGTGAAGACGGATAAGGAATACAAGCTGCCGCTGTTTGGATATTCGGCGGTTGTATGGAAAGAAGATGGTTTCTACGTGACGGCCCGGATGTCCGACCAGCCGGACCAGTGGAATCCGCTGAACTGTGATCGCGATGATGTACGAAGCGGCGTGAAGCGCCTGACCGAGAAGTATCCCGAAAACCGGCTGTATACGCATTTGTCCAATTGTGCCCTCGGTTATGAGTGTCTGACATCATCCAATACGTTTTTGAATCGTTGGGAAGGTGGGGTACCTGTTTCGTATTCCTGTAATGCGGGTTGTTTCGGGTGTATTTCCGAGCAGCCGGATGACAGCGGTTTTGTATCCCCTCAGACACGCATGAATTTCCGCCCGCGCGTGGAAGAAATCGTTGAGGTCATGCTGGAACAT contains the following coding sequences:
- the fba gene encoding class II fructose-1,6-bisphosphate aldolase, whose product is MPLVSMTNMLNKALEGKYAVGQYNINNLEWTQAILAAAEEEKSPVILGVSEGAARHMGGFYTVVKMVEGLIHDMKITVEVAIHLDHGSSFDKCKEAIDAGFTSVMIDGSHHPIDENIEMTKKVVEYAHAKGVSVEAEVGTVGGQEDDVIGGIQYADLNECIRIVKETGIDTLAPALGSVHGPYQGEPNLGFKEMEEICNAVKLPLVLHGGTGIPKHDIDKAISLGTSKINVNTENQIAFTKAVREVLAAKPDAYDPRKYIVPGRDAIKATVIGKIREFGSNNKA
- a CDS encoding UDP-N-acetylglucosamine 1-carboxyvinyltransferase, with translation MEKLMISGGRPLQGTVTISGAKNSAIALIPAALLAESEVVLDNLPLLSDVAVYAEILEELGARVSWEGNQMKIDPSDIKSIPMPNGPVKKLRASYYMMGALLGRFKEATIGLPGGCNFEPRPIDQHIKGFEALGATVTNEHGSIHLHAKELRGAKIYLDVSSVGATINIMLAATRAKGSTIIENAAKEPEIIDVATLLNSMGASIKGAGTETIRIEGVPSLRGCRHSIIPDRIQAGTYMIAAAATRGDVLIDNVIPKHLEALTAKLLEMGVSIEEMDESIRVIGRPSYSHVDVKALVYPGFPTDLQSPMTSVLTQASGVSVLSDFVYSNRFKHVPELVRMGAKIRVEGRSAIIEGGELNAAKVKAADLRAGAALVIAGLTVKEGVTEVTGVELIDRGYDHLVTNLRMLGADVWRETI
- the rho gene encoding transcription termination factor Rho encodes the protein MDLQISDLEEMKLTDLYKLAKKYQIPYYGQLKKKELIFAILRAQAEQSGLMFMEGVLEILPEGYGFLRPINYLPSTEDIYISASQIRKFDLRTGDLVSGKCRTPKENERYFGLLQVNAVNGENPSAAAERLHFPALTPLYPQKKLVLETSPNHLSTRIMDLLAPVGLGQRGLIVAPPKAGKTLLLKEIANSISTNNPDIELFVLLIDERPEEVTDMSRSVKGEVVASTFDELPENHIKVAELVLERALRLVEAKKDVVILLDSITRLARAYNLVIPPSGRTLSGGIDPAAFHRPKRFFGSARNVEEGGSLTILATALIDTGSRMDDIIYEEFKGTGNMELHLDRRLAERRIFPAIDIRRSGTRREEVLLTKEELDTIWSIRKNMNDSHDFVESFLKKLRNSKTNTEFLAAFDTAGSSPTSNSGTTTTRRSTRQAATSATTT
- a CDS encoding radical SAM protein; amino-acid sequence: MYLVYADEQGNVFDHPSLFGLARSGDMIVEIMEDELIPLPEGATLVGLPSTRPIGMDPETGEMLPLPKDTQAVGALLPQGFTRLCLPGYVKTDKEYKLPLFGYSAVVWKEDGFYVTARMSDQPDQWNPLNCDRDDVRSGVKRLTEKYPENRLYTHLSNCALGYECLTSSNTFLNRWEGGVPVSYSCNAGCFGCISEQPDDSGFVSPQTRMNFRPRVEEIVEVMLEHLKTPESIISFGQGCEGEPSTQAKLIIEAIREVRSITDMGYININTNAGLSDHIRGIVDAGLDLMRVSTISALDDHYNAYYKPRGYTLANVEKSLKYASDQGVYTSINYLIFPGVTDREEEIEAMIEFARRTNLRLIQMRNLNIDPESYLELIPPAQGDILGMKQALEIFEQELPDVVIGSYTHVPPVGMARPKRLITPL